A stretch of DNA from Campylobacter concisus:
CGCACCATAAGCCATGTTTTTTAATCCTAAAAAACTTTCCCAATCAGCATAGTTTGAAAACGAATTTGCAAATATAGCTTTTTCAGGGCCTCCATGGTGCTTTGTATCAGCGACACTATCGCCCTCAAAGCCAAGCTCATTTGCAAAAATTTCGCCATTTTGAGCTATTTTAAATATAGCTGAACTCCATGGTGTATTTAGCTTATCAGTCGCACTTTGCGAACCATAGTTTTTCACCTCGCCAATTAATAATGCTTTTACTATTGCCATTTTTTTCCTATCAAAATTTAGCTTATTCTTAAATTATTTGCGTGAGTTAGCGCGATCGCGATTGCATCGGTGATATCAAGCGGTTTTATCTCTTTGTTTATACCTAAAATTTTCTTCACCATAAATGCCACTTGCTCTTTGTCAGCTTTAGCCTTACCAGTGACAGTTTTTTTCACCTGAAGCGGCGTATACTCGGCAAAATCACCATGAAGCTGTAAAATTTTAAGGCTAAGTGCACCACGAAACTGAGCAAGCTTTAAAACAGTTTTTGGGTTGTAAGCAAAAAATATATCTTCAATCGCGACCTCATCAAATTTATGATTTTTAAAGATGAGATCAAGCCCCTCGCAAAGCTCGGTAATCTGATACTGAAGTGTATTTGGTTTTATTTTTA
This window harbors:
- the ruvC gene encoding crossover junction endodeoxyribonuclease RuvC, whose amino-acid sequence is MVMKILGIDPGTKNCGYAILEKNKFKTTLLEAGLIKIKPNTLQYQITELCEGLDLIFKNHKFDEVAIEDIFFAYNPKTVLKLAQFRGALSLKILQLHGDFAEYTPLQVKKTVTGKAKADKEQVAFMVKKILGINKEIKPLDITDAIAIALTHANNLRIS